A window from Streptomyces sp. NBC_00299 encodes these proteins:
- a CDS encoding DUF4240 domain-containing protein: MDETEFWELVDGAREAAEGDPEEQADLLVERLLQQDPDSVLDFARHFEARYNRAYTWDLWGAAWVLLDGASDDAFDFFRCWLIGQGREVYEGGVHDPDSLADLLDDFDEEFDGDAEELGYAADEAYEQLTGTVAPDLGIPPAPPEPEGTPVDFENERALADRYPKLWERFKD; the protein is encoded by the coding sequence ATGGACGAGACGGAGTTCTGGGAGCTGGTGGACGGCGCCCGTGAGGCCGCCGAGGGCGACCCCGAGGAGCAGGCCGACCTTTTGGTGGAGCGGCTGCTCCAGCAGGACCCCGACTCGGTGCTCGACTTCGCCCGTCACTTCGAGGCCCGCTACAACCGCGCGTACACCTGGGACCTGTGGGGCGCCGCCTGGGTTCTGCTGGACGGGGCCAGCGACGACGCGTTCGACTTCTTCCGGTGCTGGCTGATCGGCCAGGGCCGCGAGGTGTACGAGGGCGGTGTGCACGACCCCGACTCGCTCGCCGACCTGCTGGACGACTTCGACGAGGAGTTCGACGGCGACGCCGAGGAGCTCGGCTACGCCGCGGACGAGGCCTACGAACAGCTCACCGGCACCGTCGCCCCCGACCTCGGCATCCCTCCCGCGCCCCCGGAACCGGAGGGCACGCCGGTCGACTTCGAGAACGAACGGGCGCTGGCGGACCGGTATCCCAAGCTGTGGGAGCGCTTCAAGGACTGA
- a CDS encoding helix-turn-helix transcriptional regulator, whose protein sequence is MRAARLIKMVLLLQSRPAMTAAELARELEVSERTVTRDAQALSEAGVPVYADRGRAGGYRLIGGYRTRLTGLGRSEAEALFLSGVPGALREMGLEDAASAATLKVSAALMPSVRDASRSASQRFHLDAPNWFKEPKTPELLPVVADAVWDDRRIVARYRRGESEVGRELEPYGLVLKAGVWYLCARVAGHGSYRVYRIDRFTAVDRGEERFERDGEFDLPGFWEERAEQFARSLLRAEVVVRVSPGGVRRLPYTVDPQSAREALRAADAPDGDGWVTLTLPVESEEVAHTQLASLGPEVEVLAPQSLRERFTDDAIRLAALYGA, encoded by the coding sequence ATGCGTGCTGCCCGGCTCATCAAGATGGTGCTGCTTCTCCAGTCCCGGCCCGCCATGACCGCGGCCGAACTCGCGCGTGAGCTGGAGGTCTCCGAGCGGACCGTCACCCGGGACGCGCAGGCCCTGTCCGAGGCCGGGGTCCCGGTGTACGCGGATCGGGGGCGGGCCGGCGGCTACCGGCTCATCGGCGGGTACCGGACCAGGCTGACGGGGCTCGGGCGCAGTGAGGCCGAGGCGCTGTTCCTGAGTGGCGTTCCCGGCGCGCTGCGGGAGATGGGGCTGGAGGACGCCGCCTCCGCCGCCACGCTGAAGGTGTCGGCGGCCCTGATGCCCTCGGTGCGGGACGCCTCCCGTTCCGCCTCCCAGCGGTTCCATCTGGACGCCCCGAACTGGTTCAAGGAGCCGAAGACACCCGAGCTGCTGCCGGTCGTCGCGGACGCGGTGTGGGACGACCGGCGGATCGTGGCCCGGTACCGGCGCGGGGAGAGCGAGGTCGGCCGGGAGCTGGAGCCGTACGGGCTCGTGCTGAAGGCGGGGGTCTGGTATCTGTGCGCCCGCGTGGCGGGGCACGGCTCGTACCGGGTGTACCGCATCGACCGGTTCACCGCCGTGGACCGGGGCGAGGAGCGGTTCGAGCGGGACGGGGAGTTCGATCTGCCGGGCTTCTGGGAGGAGCGGGCCGAGCAGTTCGCGCGGTCCCTGCTGCGGGCCGAGGTGGTGGTGCGGGTGTCGCCGGGCGGGGTGCGCCGGTTGCCGTACACCGTCGATCCGCAGTCCGCGCGGGAGGCGCTGCGGGCGGCGGACGCCCCGGACGGGGACGGCTGGGTGACGCTGACGCTCCCCGTGGAGTCCGAGGAGGTCGCCCACACCCAGCTCGCGTCGCTCGGGCCGGAGGTCGAGGTGCTGGCGCCTCAGTCGCTGAGAGAGCGGTTCACGGACGACGCGATACGGCTGGCGGCGCTGTACGGGGCCTGA